A DNA window from Paraburkholderia sp. IMGN_8 contains the following coding sequences:
- a CDS encoding patatin-like phospholipase family protein — translation MTTSTEGPTKLGLALSGGGVRAAAFHAGVLQYLAEQRQLEYVSHVSSVSGGSLFVGLVMSRSKYEWPTSAAYRNHVFGEIREVLTTTSLQTSSLVRLLANPLNWRYFMSRANIIEQAIRSVWKIDVLMGGLKHTPVWSINGTTGETGVRFRFKGGRMGDYQSGYASVAHLNLASALAVSAAFPGLIGPLAIRPRDFRWMKREHWDSKDGEKPYEVPHERLHLYDGGIYDNLGIEPLFDVGRQQLKKNGDESINRLIVSDAGAAFPRKQIPHPLNPHRFRRIADIALEQTRALRVRCFANFLQANAGAGLYLRIGDDAETALEKWKERTSAALLLEHKWLSKEFTTRAASVPTTLDRLDETVFDLLARHGYETARWNSELWN, via the coding sequence TTGACTACGAGCACGGAAGGGCCGACGAAGCTCGGTCTAGCATTGTCAGGAGGGGGTGTCAGAGCCGCTGCATTTCACGCCGGTGTATTGCAGTATCTCGCTGAGCAGAGGCAGCTTGAGTACGTAAGCCACGTATCGTCTGTTTCCGGCGGAAGTCTATTCGTTGGGCTTGTGATGAGCCGCTCAAAATACGAATGGCCAACATCAGCGGCTTATCGGAACCACGTGTTCGGCGAAATCAGGGAGGTGTTGACGACAACCTCGCTGCAAACTTCGTCGCTTGTCCGCTTGCTCGCTAACCCACTGAACTGGCGATACTTCATGTCGCGCGCCAACATCATCGAGCAGGCTATCAGGTCGGTGTGGAAGATCGACGTATTGATGGGCGGGCTGAAACACACCCCGGTCTGGTCCATCAATGGCACTACAGGCGAGACAGGGGTGCGGTTTCGATTCAAAGGCGGGAGGATGGGGGACTATCAATCGGGCTATGCGTCGGTTGCGCACCTGAATCTGGCATCTGCGCTCGCTGTTTCGGCCGCATTCCCAGGCTTGATAGGGCCGCTTGCCATCCGACCACGGGATTTTCGATGGATGAAGCGCGAGCATTGGGATTCAAAAGATGGCGAGAAACCCTACGAAGTGCCACACGAACGTCTGCATCTATACGATGGTGGAATTTACGACAATCTCGGCATTGAACCTCTTTTCGACGTCGGCAGACAACAACTCAAGAAAAATGGTGACGAGAGTATCAATCGGCTGATTGTTTCCGATGCAGGTGCGGCGTTCCCTCGAAAGCAGATCCCACATCCGTTGAACCCGCACCGCTTCAGGCGGATTGCCGACATCGCGTTGGAGCAGACCCGAGCGCTGCGTGTCCGATGCTTTGCGAATTTCCTCCAGGCGAACGCGGGCGCGGGCCTGTATCTGCGCATTGGGGACGACGCCGAAACAGCCCTCGAGAAATGGAAAGAACGAACAAGCGCGGCGCTCTTGCTGGAACACAAGTGGCTCAGCAAGGAGTTCACGACTCGAGCCGCATCTGTACCGACTACGTTGGACAGACTAGACGAAACGGTGTTTGATCTCTTGGCTCGGCACGGCTACGAGACTGCCAGGTGGAATAGCGAACTCTGGAATTAA
- a CDS encoding helix-turn-helix transcriptional regulator has protein sequence MSLGAKLNTLRLRKAESLQATADAVGITKTHIWELEKGKSSNPTAELLGRLAAHFEVTVDFLLDAGRETPSENDEAAVFFRDLQDLSERDRATVKQMIRHFKDNKDQR, from the coding sequence ATGTCCCTTGGGGCAAAATTGAATACGTTACGTCTGCGAAAAGCCGAATCGTTGCAGGCAACAGCGGACGCGGTCGGGATAACGAAAACCCACATATGGGAGCTCGAAAAAGGCAAGAGCTCCAACCCGACTGCCGAGTTGCTTGGCAGGTTAGCAGCGCACTTTGAGGTAACCGTCGATTTCCTTCTCGACGCCGGCCGGGAAACGCCATCGGAAAATGACGAGGCGGCCGTGTTTTTCAGGGATCTCCAGGACCTCTCAGAAAGAGATCGGGCCACAGTCAAGCAGATGATCAGGCACTTCAAAGACAACAAAGACCAAAGATGA
- a CDS encoding TetR/AcrR family transcriptional regulator — translation MTKGRVRMGRGEMSSGEKQQSIREQQKLMTQERLLDAAVRVFLARGYSEATTDDIVAEAGVGRATFYLHFKSKLEVMRSLIRVVERQNESIIDEFVACGSPTREFLESWLRRFIGHWIENGDRFLVGFQALASEPELYREIDVGIRLATDALCRMMKSRQEMQIEEVQLRADLLVGALQQACRKLVSNPQRYSVDLAIRVLTDIWASNLGI, via the coding sequence GTGACTAAGGGGCGCGTACGTATGGGACGCGGTGAGATGTCGTCTGGCGAGAAGCAGCAATCGATACGAGAGCAGCAAAAATTGATGACCCAAGAGCGACTGCTTGACGCTGCCGTTCGCGTTTTCCTTGCCCGAGGCTATTCGGAGGCCACTACCGACGACATCGTTGCGGAAGCCGGAGTAGGAAGAGCGACCTTTTACCTTCACTTCAAAAGCAAGTTGGAAGTCATGCGCTCCCTAATCCGGGTGGTGGAGCGCCAGAACGAGAGCATCATCGACGAGTTCGTTGCTTGCGGGAGCCCGACCAGGGAATTCCTTGAGTCCTGGCTTCGACGATTCATCGGCCATTGGATCGAAAACGGCGATCGCTTTCTTGTCGGTTTTCAGGCACTCGCGAGCGAGCCAGAGCTGTATCGAGAAATTGATGTCGGAATCAGATTGGCAACAGATGCGCTTTGCCGGATGATGAAGAGCAGACAGGAAATGCAGATTGAGGAGGTGCAGCTACGCGCAGATCTTCTCGTCGGCGCGTTACAACAGGCATGTCGCAAGTTGGTAAGCAACCCTCAACGCTATAGCGTTGACCTCGCAATTCGCGTCCTCACGGACATCTGGGCCAGCAACCTCGGCATCTAA
- a CDS encoding ester cyclase — MQTNEELRNIESFRTIIDRIINDGNTDLCERYLHPDMAIRRYGLTSLSALLIPNPPPPAADAIAGFKAGLAQIRAAFPDWSHTIDHVVAKDDWVSGTWTLNCTHLGTFMGLPPTQRSVKMNEAGFMRFVDGRMVEGWFIGDELGMARQLGVECSVPKD; from the coding sequence ATGCAAACCAATGAGGAGCTCCGCAACATCGAGTCTTTCCGTACGATCATCGATCGAATCATCAACGATGGCAACACGGACCTCTGTGAGCGCTATTTGCATCCGGACATGGCGATTCGGCGCTATGGCCTGACATCGCTGTCGGCTTTGCTGATTCCGAATCCTCCCCCTCCGGCGGCTGACGCAATCGCAGGATTTAAAGCCGGCCTCGCGCAGATTCGCGCTGCGTTCCCGGATTGGAGCCACACCATAGATCACGTCGTCGCAAAAGATGATTGGGTCTCCGGCACTTGGACGCTCAACTGCACGCACCTCGGCACCTTCATGGGGCTGCCTCCAACGCAGCGCTCCGTCAAAATGAATGAAGCGGGTTTTATGCGATTTGTTGATGGGCGGATGGTGGAGGGTTGGTTCATCGGCGACGAACTCGGGATGGCTCGGCAGCTTGGGGTGGAGTGCAGCGTACCCAAAGATTAG
- a CDS encoding ThiF family adenylyltransferase produces METVYAEFGALLPGTDAGQLHTEGARRLLAASEKSDAFDVIALRSFECEQDGKSVRIAEGIVVDCCDGTVPSRNPVGIRNRERLLLMYRQGGDIPYEVRALRTDFPATLHQNHVGPGEPRSLCLYFEPWSTVERAWTPERHLARVAWWLRETSLGTLHRNDQPLERMYFVTPWHLVLPPDFCERSLSSDEVLSLHAAPSESDRVEVIIGQFRPRHSTGEPGNTFTDVVPVAIAPVVHRPISDYPSSLGALEDQLAERSSSVISELTRAIESHTPTSGLEIKARGIGTVIVIRMPVIPSVGAEPERIDLQGVVVRASLAQLGIACGVLIDGKDGKAYVDTVMRLASATGTAQPVSEAWRDLVVEPLEVRVAPTKTDARAMSGVKDGGAEFDGLIAGVGALGSALADMWSRAGWGRWTLVDDDVLRAHNIVRHLGQYEHVGRSKAATVAGLLHGNFFHGVDRTAAIHAKVTAGDARVHAAIKSATLLVDATTSLNAPRDLASNDETPRSASTFLTPSGLGSVLLLEDGTRNVRLSSLEPQYYRAVLMSDWGAEHLAGHYGQLWVGGGCRDISAVISNELVTLHAATLARQLRLHVAAPDARMCVWSLDDATGHLAATEIPVKKPLYSDSGGWRVVWDEGLHEKLRTMRDTRLPNETGGVLLGYWDLKLGVCFLVDALSAPLDSVEQRAGFIRGTAGLKEALEECRRRTANIVDYVGEWHSHPDRVSSRPSTDDHALLDHLATIMENDGLPSVMLIVGDSDTTILTNPEKR; encoded by the coding sequence ATGGAGACGGTCTACGCTGAGTTCGGCGCGCTCCTTCCGGGCACGGATGCCGGGCAGCTTCATACTGAAGGTGCCCGGCGGCTTCTTGCCGCCTCTGAGAAGAGCGATGCGTTCGATGTTATCGCGCTGCGTTCCTTTGAATGCGAGCAGGATGGAAAAAGCGTGCGTATCGCCGAGGGGATTGTCGTCGACTGTTGCGACGGGACCGTTCCGTCGCGCAATCCCGTCGGCATCAGGAACCGCGAGCGACTCCTTCTGATGTATCGGCAGGGAGGGGACATCCCGTACGAGGTTCGCGCATTGCGGACAGATTTTCCAGCCACATTGCATCAGAACCATGTTGGCCCTGGCGAGCCGCGCTCCTTGTGTCTGTACTTTGAACCGTGGAGCACGGTTGAGCGCGCGTGGACGCCTGAACGGCACCTCGCCCGCGTCGCATGGTGGCTCAGGGAAACGTCGCTCGGCACGCTGCACCGCAATGACCAGCCGTTGGAGCGGATGTACTTCGTTACTCCCTGGCATCTGGTGTTACCGCCGGATTTTTGCGAGCGGTCGCTTTCGTCGGACGAGGTGCTGTCGCTTCACGCGGCCCCATCGGAATCGGATAGAGTCGAAGTCATCATCGGGCAATTCCGGCCGAGGCATAGCACCGGGGAACCCGGGAACACTTTCACAGATGTTGTGCCGGTGGCCATCGCGCCGGTCGTTCACAGGCCCATTAGTGATTATCCTTCCAGTCTGGGAGCGCTAGAGGACCAGTTGGCCGAGCGCAGCTCCAGCGTAATCAGCGAACTGACGCGCGCAATCGAGAGCCACACGCCTACCTCGGGTCTGGAAATAAAAGCCAGGGGGATCGGTACCGTCATCGTGATACGCATGCCGGTTATCCCATCGGTCGGTGCCGAGCCCGAGCGCATTGACCTGCAAGGGGTCGTCGTCCGGGCCAGTCTTGCGCAGCTGGGTATTGCGTGTGGCGTACTTATCGACGGGAAAGACGGCAAAGCCTACGTTGACACAGTGATGCGGCTCGCATCGGCGACAGGTACGGCTCAGCCGGTTAGCGAAGCATGGCGGGATCTCGTTGTCGAACCGCTGGAGGTTCGCGTCGCGCCGACCAAGACAGACGCACGCGCCATGTCAGGGGTGAAGGATGGTGGCGCCGAGTTCGACGGCCTCATTGCGGGCGTCGGCGCCTTGGGTAGCGCGCTGGCGGACATGTGGTCGCGGGCAGGATGGGGTAGATGGACGCTGGTCGATGATGACGTACTGAGGGCACACAATATCGTGCGGCACCTTGGTCAGTATGAACACGTCGGACGGTCAAAGGCCGCTACCGTAGCGGGCCTGCTACACGGGAATTTTTTCCACGGTGTGGATCGAACGGCCGCCATTCATGCGAAGGTAACGGCAGGGGACGCGCGGGTTCATGCCGCAATCAAATCGGCAACCCTGCTGGTCGATGCTACGACTTCACTCAATGCGCCCCGGGACCTTGCCAGTAATGACGAGACGCCTCGCTCGGCGTCAACGTTCCTGACGCCATCAGGTCTCGGGTCAGTTCTACTGTTAGAAGACGGCACGCGCAATGTGCGGCTCTCGTCGCTGGAGCCGCAGTACTATCGCGCCGTGCTGATGAGCGATTGGGGCGCGGAGCACCTTGCCGGTCATTATGGCCAACTGTGGGTTGGAGGTGGTTGTCGAGACATTTCGGCGGTAATTTCGAACGAACTTGTGACACTGCATGCGGCGACCCTCGCTCGGCAATTGCGCCTGCACGTAGCAGCGCCCGATGCCCGGATGTGTGTCTGGAGTCTCGACGATGCGACAGGTCATCTTGCGGCAACTGAAATCCCAGTAAAAAAACCACTCTATAGCGATAGTGGCGGATGGCGGGTCGTTTGGGATGAAGGTCTGCACGAAAAATTGCGCACAATGCGCGATACGCGACTTCCTAACGAGACAGGGGGCGTTCTGTTGGGATACTGGGATCTGAAACTTGGTGTCTGCTTCCTCGTTGACGCGCTGTCAGCGCCCCTGGATAGCGTTGAGCAGCGGGCCGGCTTCATACGTGGGACCGCAGGACTGAAAGAGGCGCTTGAAGAATGTCGCCGTAGAACCGCCAACATTGTTGATTACGTCGGCGAATGGCATTCGCATCCTGATCGCGTTTCCAGTCGTCCGAGCACCGATGACCATGCGCTGCTCGACCATCTGGCGACCATCATGGAAAACGACGGATTGCCGAGTGTGATGCTTATCGTAGGCGACAGCGACACGACCATTTTGACGAACCCGGAGAAGCGTTGA
- a CDS encoding LLM class flavin-dependent oxidoreductase: MHFTLYINPQTPGPEMDGAIMDAAVENAIRADQAGFRGIALTHHHFSNYNTYGNSFVFGAYLASQIKRAWLLMQVAVAPLMHPLELVENANLLDQLWRGRFIMGIGSGGSPLEFEGMGRDPALRGNLTEEVMAVANRAWEHKPGDPPLEYRTQHSSGVMRGRIMPGPYREGRPLMARASLSDHGWADAGRRGQPLFFGRSPVERVTQAMKVYDASLAEAGWSKEQVEFCKDWTTMQKTVLIADDDDTARQLIEEPLSNLHRLGQAAFAAYGAEQQKAVTGISSDDPAAFRKSFVEGATIIGSPETFIENLKRYEDAGVRHVALHINFGFMRPEITRRTLDLFIDKVMPRFS; the protein is encoded by the coding sequence GTGCATTTCACTCTTTATATCAACCCGCAGACTCCGGGCCCCGAGATGGACGGCGCAATCATGGATGCCGCCGTGGAGAATGCTATCCGGGCAGATCAGGCCGGATTTCGCGGCATCGCCCTGACGCACCATCACTTCAGTAACTACAACACCTACGGCAATTCGTTCGTTTTTGGCGCGTATCTGGCCAGCCAGATCAAGCGCGCCTGGCTATTGATGCAGGTCGCCGTTGCGCCGCTCATGCATCCGCTCGAACTCGTCGAGAACGCCAATCTGCTCGACCAGCTCTGGCGCGGACGCTTCATCATGGGCATTGGCAGCGGTGGGTCGCCACTCGAATTCGAAGGAATGGGCCGTGATCCCGCTTTACGAGGGAATCTCACAGAGGAAGTCATGGCTGTCGCGAATCGTGCCTGGGAGCACAAACCAGGAGATCCCCCCCTTGAGTACCGCACGCAACACAGCAGCGGTGTCATGAGAGGGCGCATCATGCCCGGGCCTTACCGGGAAGGCCGGCCTTTGATGGCGCGCGCGTCACTCAGTGACCATGGCTGGGCGGACGCAGGACGCCGAGGACAGCCGCTGTTTTTCGGTCGCAGCCCCGTGGAACGGGTCACACAGGCGATGAAAGTTTATGACGCGTCTCTCGCGGAAGCCGGTTGGAGCAAAGAGCAGGTGGAGTTCTGCAAGGATTGGACGACGATGCAGAAGACCGTGCTGATCGCCGATGACGACGACACCGCTCGCCAGTTGATCGAGGAGCCGCTCAGCAATTTGCACCGCCTTGGACAGGCTGCGTTCGCTGCCTACGGAGCCGAGCAACAAAAAGCGGTTACGGGCATCAGCAGCGACGATCCGGCGGCCTTCCGTAAATCATTCGTCGAAGGCGCCACAATCATTGGGTCGCCAGAGACGTTCATCGAAAATCTGAAACGATACGAAGATGCCGGTGTAAGGCATGTCGCTTTGCACATCAACTTTGGCTTCATGCGCCCCGAGATAACCCGTCGCACGCTCGACCTGTTCATCGACAAGGTCATGCCTAGATTTTCGTGA